One genomic segment of Streptomyces sp. NBC_00239 includes these proteins:
- a CDS encoding methyltransferase domain-containing protein, with product MTLEDRHRALAAAMDAQGLWPTESDWVRRAILEALPRHSFAPGTLWAWNGVAYVPVERAERPEEWAALVYGGPYDSTITQVRDGLPSSSLSCVSVVADMLDSLEVEPGQRVLELGTGAGWNAALLAERAGPGLVTTVEVDARLASAARHRLERAGLDVAIHVGDGNAGRPGEAPYDRLVSTYAVDRIPWAWVEQTRPGGRIVTPWGRLGHVALTVADDGRSATGWMQGLAMFMPRRGADQGRAFHQVRADSVDSAGRGFGTLRRDPRLLGDPHLLFALRVSLPDVRINVSAAPDGFTVEAHDGHHSWAVRSGNDREFRGGGPRPLLAEIEAAWDHWEEYGSPDLFDFGMTVGRDRQYVWCGSADSGPWDDRQ from the coding sequence ATGACACTCGAGGACCGTCACCGCGCGCTGGCGGCGGCCATGGACGCTCAGGGACTGTGGCCGACGGAATCCGACTGGGTCCGCCGGGCCATCCTGGAGGCCCTCCCCCGGCACTCGTTCGCCCCGGGCACACTCTGGGCGTGGAACGGCGTCGCCTACGTCCCCGTCGAGCGCGCGGAGCGCCCCGAGGAGTGGGCGGCGCTCGTCTACGGCGGCCCGTACGACTCGACGATCACCCAGGTACGCGACGGCCTGCCCAGCTCGAGCCTCTCGTGCGTCTCCGTCGTCGCGGACATGCTCGACTCGCTCGAGGTGGAGCCGGGCCAGCGCGTCCTGGAGCTGGGCACCGGGGCCGGCTGGAACGCGGCTCTCCTCGCCGAACGGGCGGGCCCCGGGCTCGTCACGACCGTCGAGGTCGACGCTCGCCTCGCGTCCGCCGCACGCCACCGCCTCGAACGCGCCGGGCTGGACGTCGCCATCCACGTCGGCGACGGGAACGCCGGCCGGCCGGGCGAGGCCCCGTACGACCGGCTGGTGTCCACCTACGCCGTCGACCGGATCCCCTGGGCCTGGGTCGAGCAGACCCGGCCCGGCGGCCGGATCGTCACCCCGTGGGGGCGCCTGGGGCACGTCGCGCTCACCGTCGCCGACGACGGCCGCTCCGCCACGGGCTGGATGCAGGGCCTCGCGATGTTCATGCCGCGCCGCGGCGCCGACCAGGGCCGCGCCTTCCACCAAGTCCGCGCCGACAGCGTCGACAGCGCCGGGCGCGGGTTCGGGACGCTGCGCCGCGACCCCCGGCTCCTCGGCGACCCCCACCTGCTCTTCGCCCTGCGCGTCTCGCTCCCCGACGTACGCATCAACGTCTCCGCCGCCCCTGACGGGTTCACGGTGGAGGCCCACGACGGCCACCACTCCTGGGCCGTACGGTCCGGAAACGACCGCGAGTTCCGAGGCGGCGGCCCCCGCCCCCTCCTGGCCGAGATCGAAGCGGCCTGGGACCACTGGGAGGAATACGGGTCGCCAGACCTGTTCGACTTCGGGATGACGGTCGGCCGGGACCGCCAATACGTGTGGTGCGGGTCCGCCGACTCCGGGCCCTGGGACGACCGGCAGTAG
- a CDS encoding tetratricopeptide repeat protein, whose product MNGNPVLGRAAMLQEAGRYEESKAVLAPHLAEEPDDEWAWQVLAVAHEKLGEYELAERAATEMLRIAPGHVGALILLSRVLLRLGRQSEAREAAEEAVRRAPDKWPAHFALSEVLVAHATAPPADHERAYEAAHEAVRLAPHEPDAHQALCFTAVRTQRQDVAKQALVEWLRLDPSNKTAQAMYTDAMASGPDVPAARAADMYSAGLAGAPQSPMLHSGLDHATYRLLRGTRWLALVCLAAAGTMIDLFATAKDPILRELPVPLGNRIWVLMIMAAIWGFGALLRYRRLRTGVQLNIRSLVRRGRWAPIVLAQAACTMLCALLISQIPWTDRGVPQVLFWAGLVVPLSTMAYDRRKTG is encoded by the coding sequence GTGAACGGGAATCCGGTGCTGGGGCGCGCCGCCATGCTGCAGGAGGCGGGCCGGTACGAGGAGTCCAAGGCCGTGCTGGCCCCCCACCTCGCCGAGGAGCCGGACGACGAATGGGCGTGGCAGGTGCTCGCCGTCGCCCACGAGAAGCTCGGCGAGTACGAGCTCGCGGAGCGGGCGGCCACCGAGATGCTGCGGATCGCGCCCGGGCACGTCGGCGCGCTCATCCTGCTGTCCCGGGTGCTGCTCCGACTGGGCCGGCAGTCCGAGGCCCGGGAGGCGGCAGAGGAGGCCGTGCGCAGGGCGCCCGACAAGTGGCCCGCGCATTTCGCGCTGTCCGAGGTGCTGGTCGCCCATGCGACGGCCCCGCCCGCCGACCACGAACGGGCGTACGAGGCGGCCCACGAGGCGGTGCGCCTCGCCCCGCACGAACCCGACGCCCACCAGGCCCTGTGCTTCACAGCCGTACGCACGCAGCGTCAGGACGTCGCGAAGCAGGCCCTGGTCGAATGGCTGCGCCTCGACCCGTCCAACAAGACGGCCCAGGCCATGTACACCGACGCGATGGCCAGCGGCCCCGACGTTCCGGCCGCCCGGGCCGCGGACATGTACTCCGCGGGCCTGGCGGGCGCACCGCAGTCCCCGATGCTGCACAGCGGCCTCGACCATGCGACGTACCGCCTGCTGCGGGGTACACGCTGGCTCGCGCTGGTCTGCCTGGCAGCTGCGGGAACGATGATCGACCTCTTCGCCACCGCCAAGGACCCGATCCTGCGGGAGCTGCCCGTCCCGCTCGGCAACCGGATCTGGGTGCTGATGATCATGGCCGCGATCTGGGGCTTCGGCGCGCTGCTGCGCTACCGCCGGCTGCGTACCGGGGTGCAGCTCAACATCCGCTCCCTCGTACGCCGTGGCCGCTGGGCCCCGATCGTCCTGGCACAGGCCGCGTGCACCATGCTCTGCGCACTGCTGATATCCCAGATTCCGTGGACCGATCGGGGTGTGCCCCAGGTCCTCTTCTGGGCCGGTCTGGTGGTGCCGCTTTCGACCATGGCGTACGACCGCAGGAAGACCGGGTGA
- a CDS encoding ATP-binding protein, giving the protein MPEESPAPESPLVQSLRTAVAAAPEDVPLRLHLAELLLSAGLHDAAVTEAAAALQHAPGDGAARELMVRAMGLPASSAPAAAPAARNTSTVADPASSSVESAASLGPAAAAEPATSAEPADTSEPAAAAPEESSRRSGFDWRAAEQEVDGIVEPRFVEPPLSADGSGDPGNADAWEVSAPGVVRLADVGGMQEVKDRLEAAFLAPMRNPELRRLYGKSLRGGLLLYGPPGCGKTFIARAVAGELGANFLSVSVSDVLDMWMGNSERNMHQVFETARRQAPCVVFLDELDALGAKRSRTQHSGMRNTVNQLLTELDGIDSAANEGVFVLAATNVPWDVDIALRRPGRLDRTLLVLPPDATAREAILRYHLRERPIEAVDLGRLVKATDGLSGADLAHVCESAAENALLDSVRTGQIRMIGTKDLLGAAKSVVPSTEPWFAAARNVAMFANEGGMYDDLVTYLKKRRKL; this is encoded by the coding sequence ATGCCCGAAGAGTCTCCCGCCCCTGAATCCCCGCTGGTGCAGAGCCTGCGCACAGCCGTGGCCGCTGCCCCCGAGGACGTCCCTCTACGGCTGCACCTCGCGGAGTTGCTGCTGTCCGCAGGTCTGCACGACGCTGCAGTGACGGAGGCCGCGGCGGCCTTGCAGCATGCTCCGGGGGACGGAGCGGCGCGGGAGTTGATGGTGCGGGCGATGGGCCTGCCGGCCTCCTCCGCGCCCGCGGCCGCGCCCGCGGCCCGGAACACGTCGACGGTCGCTGATCCTGCGTCGTCGTCCGTCGAGTCGGCAGCATCCCTCGGTCCGGCCGCGGCAGCCGAACCGGCGACGTCCGCCGAACCGGCCGATACGTCGGAGCCGGCGGCCGCCGCCCCCGAAGAGTCGTCCCGTCGCTCCGGATTCGACTGGCGGGCGGCCGAGCAGGAGGTCGACGGCATCGTCGAGCCCCGCTTCGTCGAGCCCCCGCTCAGCGCCGACGGCAGCGGCGACCCCGGAAACGCCGACGCCTGGGAGGTGTCCGCTCCCGGCGTCGTACGGCTCGCGGACGTCGGCGGCATGCAGGAGGTCAAGGACCGGCTCGAAGCCGCGTTCCTCGCGCCGATGCGCAACCCCGAACTGCGCAGGCTGTACGGCAAGAGCCTGCGCGGCGGGCTCCTCCTCTACGGGCCGCCCGGCTGCGGCAAGACCTTCATCGCCCGTGCCGTCGCCGGCGAACTCGGCGCGAACTTCCTGTCCGTGTCCGTCAGCGATGTCCTCGACATGTGGATGGGCAACTCCGAACGCAACATGCACCAGGTCTTCGAGACCGCCCGCCGTCAGGCGCCCTGTGTCGTCTTCCTCGACGAACTGGACGCGCTCGGCGCCAAGCGCAGCCGTACGCAGCACAGCGGCATGCGCAACACCGTCAACCAGCTCCTCACCGAGCTCGACGGCATCGACTCCGCCGCCAATGAAGGCGTGTTCGTCCTCGCCGCCACCAATGTCCCCTGGGACGTGGACATCGCGCTGCGGCGTCCGGGACGACTCGACCGCACGCTGCTCGTCCTGCCGCCCGACGCCACCGCCCGGGAGGCGATCCTCCGCTACCACCTGCGCGAACGTCCCATCGAGGCCGTCGACCTGGGACGTCTCGTCAAGGCGACGGACGGCCTCTCGGGTGCGGACCTGGCCCACGTGTGCGAGTCGGCGGCCGAGAACGCGCTGCTCGACTCGGTACGCACCGGCCAGATCCGCATGATCGGAACGAAGGACCTGCTCGGCGCCGCGAAGTCGGTGGTCCCGTCGACCGAACCGTGGTTCGCGGCGGCGCGGAACGTGGCGATGTTCGCCAACGAGGGTGGCATGTACGACGACCTGGTGACCTACCTGAAGAAGAGGCGGAAGCTGTGA
- a CDS encoding AbfB domain-containing protein gives MHTHHTTSIRMRRIVTRGLVTATALAAVTGAVAPSAVADHTPGAAASDAVARAAGIGTTDVQRVEAAAVVRLDPAPDLLLLSDYDFIHALWQKASDTGEKLEAVRTASERAMASTSAEDHVRFIVSGIHEAYRLDQQRERDKAEAERAARLAKSQVLLVIGIPSTPELLALADDNFVRSVAKHAASGPEVRAAALKALLGEPADWREFILNGAREAHKRDVANELKELEEKNRKEAERLKELAARKNAAALFRLTPSQAMLELSDDNFIRELLRLSPADLQGTELYAEGQRATLSSDPGAWKAYIHTGAEAAYKLDAENRRKKLAAANRKLALQIQAAAQKSGVNPNLAEAAMKALAGSDEDVALFLKPDTQELLKRQSLRVRDGVEYARQAGTDGGRAVLSRLSGSSSLNDRQDATWVVVPSLASEPGCYSFESVRRPGYYLRSGEVEQGALRVEIAADDRSEAFRKSANWCVRQPPVLPENGGVSFTQATDMGLKWLSPTTRDVFARSDFKFPATGFGSGGNTGTPKVRLAVWTMSPPLAP, from the coding sequence ATGCACACCCATCACACCACTTCCATACGCATGCGGCGGATCGTCACACGGGGCCTGGTGACCGCCACCGCCCTCGCCGCCGTCACCGGCGCCGTCGCGCCGAGCGCGGTCGCCGACCACACCCCCGGGGCCGCGGCATCGGACGCCGTGGCCCGCGCCGCGGGCATCGGGACGACCGATGTCCAGCGCGTCGAGGCCGCGGCCGTGGTCCGTCTCGACCCGGCCCCCGACCTGCTCCTGCTCAGCGACTACGACTTCATCCACGCGCTGTGGCAGAAGGCCAGCGACACGGGTGAGAAGCTGGAGGCGGTGCGCACCGCCTCCGAAAGGGCGATGGCCAGCACCTCGGCCGAGGACCACGTGCGGTTCATCGTCTCCGGCATCCACGAGGCGTACAGGCTCGACCAGCAGCGCGAGCGGGACAAGGCCGAGGCCGAGCGGGCGGCCAGGCTGGCCAAGTCCCAAGTCCTGCTTGTCATCGGCATCCCCAGCACCCCGGAGCTGCTGGCCCTCGCCGACGACAACTTCGTCCGGTCCGTCGCCAAGCACGCGGCCTCCGGCCCCGAGGTACGGGCCGCGGCGCTGAAGGCGCTGCTCGGCGAGCCCGCGGACTGGCGGGAGTTCATCCTCAACGGCGCCCGCGAGGCCCACAAGCGGGACGTCGCCAACGAGCTGAAGGAACTGGAGGAGAAGAATCGTAAGGAGGCCGAACGCCTCAAGGAACTCGCGGCCCGGAAGAACGCCGCGGCCCTCTTCCGCCTTACGCCCTCCCAGGCCATGCTCGAGCTGAGCGACGACAATTTCATCCGCGAGTTGCTGCGCCTCTCCCCCGCCGACCTCCAGGGGACCGAGCTCTACGCGGAAGGGCAGCGCGCCACCCTCAGCTCCGACCCCGGCGCGTGGAAGGCCTACATCCACACCGGTGCCGAGGCCGCGTACAAGCTCGATGCCGAGAACCGGCGCAAGAAGCTCGCGGCGGCGAACCGCAAGCTCGCCCTGCAGATCCAGGCCGCCGCGCAGAAGAGCGGGGTCAACCCCAATCTGGCCGAGGCAGCCATGAAGGCGCTGGCCGGCAGCGATGAGGACGTCGCGCTGTTCCTCAAGCCGGACACCCAGGAGCTGCTCAAGCGCCAGTCCCTCAGGGTGCGGGACGGCGTGGAGTACGCCCGCCAGGCCGGCACGGACGGCGGCAGGGCGGTCCTGAGCCGCCTCTCGGGCAGCAGCTCGCTGAACGACCGTCAGGACGCCACCTGGGTTGTCGTGCCTTCCCTTGCGAGCGAGCCCGGCTGCTACTCCTTCGAGTCCGTGCGCAGGCCCGGCTACTACCTCAGGAGCGGCGAGGTCGAACAGGGCGCGCTGCGGGTGGAGATCGCCGCCGACGACCGAAGCGAAGCATTCCGTAAGAGTGCCAACTGGTGCGTCCGCCAGCCCCCCGTGCTCCCCGAGAACGGCGGAGTGTCCTTCACGCAGGCCACCGACATGGGCCTGAAGTGGCTGTCGCCCACGACCCGGGACGTCTTCGCCCGCTCCGACTTCAAGTTCCCCGCGACCGGCTTCGGATCGGGTGGAAACACCGGCACGCCGAAGGTCCGCCTGGCGGTCTGGACCATGTCCCCGCCACTGGCCCCCTGA
- a CDS encoding SDR family NAD(P)-dependent oxidoreductase: MSERTHGSAWPVSVLVTGAASGIGLATALQLAREGRQVIGTARSEEKADALVRNAHAQGLTLDAVVMDLTDPASCQEAVARAASLTNGGPHALVANAGMPLTGGITDLPEDRIREVLEVNVVGTLRMCTLVLPAMRRRGRGWIVIVSSAGARIPSPMNGWYTASKHALSAATHSLRMETRRHGVRVVLVEPGTVATPFWDRAQEDLSSLSAGLADADVLDRASNLFSRIHQSAGGPQPVARTITKALVVPRPRRRYTVGVDAHLGAALQCAAPLWLSDQIKTRLSALHTPVAAAPTRVGQASGS; the protein is encoded by the coding sequence GTGTCGGAGCGGACGCACGGCAGTGCTTGGCCGGTCAGTGTGCTGGTGACGGGTGCGGCCAGCGGGATCGGGCTGGCGACTGCGTTGCAGCTGGCCCGCGAGGGCCGACAGGTGATCGGGACGGCCCGCTCCGAGGAGAAGGCTGACGCGCTGGTCCGCAACGCCCACGCTCAGGGCCTGACGCTGGACGCGGTGGTCATGGATCTCACCGACCCGGCGTCGTGTCAGGAGGCCGTCGCGAGAGCGGCCAGCCTCACCAATGGTGGCCCTCACGCGTTGGTGGCCAACGCCGGCATGCCGCTGACGGGTGGGATCACCGATCTGCCGGAAGACCGGATCCGCGAGGTGTTGGAAGTCAACGTCGTAGGAACGCTGCGGATGTGCACGCTGGTGCTGCCCGCCATGCGAAGGCGGGGCCGGGGGTGGATCGTGATCGTCTCTTCCGCCGGCGCGCGGATCCCTTCACCGATGAACGGTTGGTACACGGCCAGCAAGCACGCGCTCAGCGCGGCAACGCACAGCCTGCGCATGGAGACCCGCCGCCACGGTGTTCGGGTGGTCCTCGTCGAACCCGGCACCGTCGCGACCCCGTTCTGGGACCGGGCCCAGGAGGACCTTTCCTCCCTCAGCGCGGGACTCGCCGACGCCGACGTCCTTGACCGAGCCTCGAACCTCTTCTCCCGCATCCATCAGTCGGCAGGCGGCCCTCAGCCGGTGGCCCGCACCATCACCAAGGCCCTCGTCGTCCCGCGCCCGCGTCGCAGATACACCGTCGGCGTCGACGCCCACCTGGGTGCCGCCCTGCAGTGTGCGGCGCCTCTGTGGCTCAGCGACCAGATCAAGACCCGTCTGTCCGCCCTCCACACCCCTGTTGCCGCTGCACCCACCCGTGTCGGGCAGGCAAGCGGAAGCTGA
- a CDS encoding DUF2690 domain-containing protein translates to MLTKSNSAGAVVRKRVVRSGLAVLALAAGMLLPTSGTASAAATAGCYSHGCDGKDPQAMGCTDGRTLDTKRARGGSLVVELRASYACNAAWVRYSNYHGFSGAVYIKSLSTEGLAARTELKAYPQETGWTGMVSFSDNVIGCHTAWFQDGGWWTECTGNF, encoded by the coding sequence ATGCTCACGAAGTCGAACAGCGCGGGTGCCGTGGTGCGCAAGCGGGTCGTGCGGTCGGGGCTGGCCGTACTGGCCCTGGCGGCCGGGATGTTGCTGCCGACGAGCGGTACGGCCTCGGCCGCTGCCACGGCCGGTTGCTACAGCCACGGGTGCGATGGCAAGGACCCGCAGGCCATGGGCTGCACGGACGGCAGGACTCTCGACACGAAGAGGGCTCGGGGCGGATCGCTCGTGGTCGAGTTGAGGGCCTCCTACGCATGCAACGCCGCCTGGGTGCGGTACTCGAACTACCACGGGTTCTCCGGCGCCGTGTACATCAAGTCGCTGAGCACGGAGGGCCTGGCGGCCCGAACGGAGCTGAAGGCGTACCCGCAGGAAACCGGCTGGACCGGCATGGTGTCGTTCTCCGACAACGTGATCGGCTGCCACACCGCCTGGTTCCAGGACGGCGGCTGGTGGACGGAGTGCACCGGGAACTTCTGA